The genomic interval GTTCTAGCAATAATAGCTGTTATCGTTTTGGCTAGCTTCCTCACGCTTCTAGCAGTTTATCCTCTCGGCATCCAGGCTGTCATCCTTGGAGGCACAAAAGACGTCTGGGCATACTCCGACGGGAAGCCGGTTAGCGGGGCTGTCCAGGTCTACGCTTCTAATGAGACTGTTTACTGTTTTCCCGGAATTGTCGAGCTGAGGAATAGCGGCATAGCTGGCCTGCCCTACACGCTAGGCGTGTCTCTTAGGCCAAGTTCCGGCCTCGAGTTTCTCGAGGTTAGGGCTAATGGTAGCATGGTGCTAGGTTTTGGCCCTGGCCTAAACTATTCTGGTAGTCTGAGGCTTGATCCGGGGTCCAGTGTAAAGCTAGATCTATGTCTAAGGGCCGGCAGGCAAGGCTCCTTCATGCTGACATTTGTGGACCCGAGGTATGAGCGTGCTACGATGAGCGTGGTCACTTTTTCCTATGTTCTTGTCGACTGGTGGAACAACTCTTTCACGAGGCGGATAACTCTGGCCCCTACTGTTTCTAGGGAAGGCTTGGCACTCTTCGAGATTACTGCGGATGGCACCGTGTACGTGAACGGGAAGCCTGTGAGGAAGGTTTCGAGCCTGGAGGGTGTCGAGGCTAATGGGCTGGCTGTTGTCTTGAAGAGCGGTGGGGCCCGTTACCTTGTCCCATTCCAGGTCGAGTCTTGGGCAAAAAGACCTGACGGCGTCCTATATCCGGCCAGAATTAAGAGTGGACGTGAGCAGATGTGGGGATATGATAGGCTCGTCTTCTCCGCGTACCTAACAAATGGTTCACGCATAGAGATCTATCTTGGAGGACGCCTGACAGCAAACTTTACTGGAGGCGTAGAGGTTAGGGGCGACACAGTTGTCTTCGGCTCTGAGCGCGCCACGCTTAACGAGTGGGGCTTTTTCAGCGAGGGCTGGGGTGTCAACCTCTCGGGCTACATTGTCTACCCGTACCAGGCCAGGCGTATAGGGTACAGCGACGCTGGCACGTGGAGACAGCTGGTTAGTGGGCCTGTCCGGACTATTTCCTGGTTTAATACTTCTGGCTTCTCAGACTACAGGATAGAGTCCGCGGTAGCCTTCTGGGGTAGGGGGGTAAACGCTACACAGATGTATGTCTGGCCCAGTGTCGACTTTAGGGGCATTGTTTTGGAGTGGGTCTCGCCAATAATATACATGGGCAAGGGCTGGACAATGAGCTTCGACTGTGGAACCACGTGTAGCTCGCTTCCAGTAAAGGTGTTGCCGGGCAACGAGACAAGGGTCCAGCTTTGCCGGGACTTCTTTACGCCTGGAGGCGCACGGTACGGCTACTTCCATATCGCGCTAGTCAAGGCTCCACTAGCAGAAATAAGGAGCATGGCCGCGAGCTTTTCGAGCTTCCCGGGTGGCTAGGCGTGAGGAGGATTGAGGCGCTCCTGCTTGCTGTGCTTTTATGTGTAGGCGCTTTAGCGGCAATCACTATAACGAATGTAAATGAGTGGCACGTCCAGGCGACCCAGCCGCCCGTAAAGAAAATTGCCGGTAGGGACCTTGGGAACCCAGCCTACGGCGTTAAGTCTGGTAGAGTATATTCGAGTATCGAGGACGGCTTAAATGTTACATACGTTGAGGTGTCAGTTCCAAGGTGTCACAGGGCAACTTTTAGCCCTGTGCTTAACGTTAGTGGTTCTGGTGTTTCTGCTAAGCTTTTCGCTGAGAGTGTTTCCGGTAGCTATGCTGGCCAGCTAAATGCCTCTATAACCCTCGGAGCCAACCTACAGGTAGTAGTGTCCAGGGGCACAATAACCCAGCAGACAGGGACACCCGTCACCATAAGCGGACAAACAAGCCTAAGCCTACAGGTGGCTGTCGGCTCTGGAGCACCGCTAGGCGTCGAGGTGGCCCGGATATATACGTGGCTATACTTCAACTACTCCACGGCAAAGGCACGCCAAAAAATAGTATGGATAGTCAAGACCCTCCCCACTCCGCCCAGAGTAGTCCTCTTCTACGACGGGTTCGAAAGTGGAACATTGGCGGGCTGGACAAGTACAACCTATGCATATGTAGAACAGAAAAACTATGATGTAACAGTCACTGAGACATGCTACACAAGAACACCAACTCCCCGAACGATTACAGATACAACTAGACCCGTGGCGGGGTCATGGCTGGCATGGATAGGCTTCGGGAACCAGGTGACCTGTGAACCAGTTCCAGCGAGGGACGATTATCTCAGGCGTTCCATTAGTGTGCCGTCGAGCATTGACGGCGTCGAAGTGAAATATGTAAATGCGACTTTCTGGTGGCGCTTCTTGACGTGGGACTCTGCAAACTACGACTATATTACTCTTTCTCTTAGCAAGGGCACAACAACCTTCTACTGGAAGAACGGATACAACCCCAACTCGGGAAACAATTATGGCCCATTCAGGGACACTGGCTGGCAGAGGAATAGCACGTTTTTCAGTGGGGTTGCAGGCTCCACGATAACTCTCAGTTTCTTACTGCACACGTATAGCGACCAATATTACAGGAGCTGGCTATACATAGACGAAGTATACGTGGTCGCGTACTTTGACTGCATTTCTGCAAGCCAGGATCCATCCCTAGACGTTGCAGGGAGTGCCCCAGCAAGCTCCTTGAGCCTCACATCTACACTTCACACTCGCCAAGACAATGCTACATGTGTTGCCTGTAGAGGCTAGTTAAAATATAGTTTTTGCAAAGTATTTTCTCCTTCTTCATTTTATTTTAGCGTGCGCAAGAGGCTAAATGAGTGCTAGGAGAAACTGCGGGAAAAGTTGGGTTCCGTGTGGGGTGGCATGCTGTATGGGTTTAGCCATGTGGCTAAGTTTGCTGGTATAAGTTTTGAGGAGTTTGTTAGGAAGCTTTTTACCGGGATCTTAGACGGAGGGGGATCATTGGGAAAGGAAAAATGCTGGTAAGTGCGAGGATAGATGGTGAGGAGATTGACATGTTTCTTGACGAGCCCTTGATTGTGGGTGAGATAACTAGCTATGCTGGGGGCGTTGATGAGGTGTTTAAGTTGCTTAGGAGAGCGAGGCTCGTAGAGGAGAAGTATGGTAAGGCTTCGCGAAAGGTGTTGGTTGTATTGACGGCTCCCAGGAAGGTGGCAAGGGAGATTAGGAGGGTTGCTAGGGAAAACGGAGTCGAGGTTATTATTGGGAAAATTACTGTGGCGCCGAAGGAGTAACTTTTTGCTAGGTTTGCTGGTTTTCTTCTTTTAGCTCGCTCATTGCTATGCCACGCATGATGGAGGCGTAGATTAGTAGTTTCCATACTTCTGGGACTGTGGCTCCGTATTCGCTTACAAGTTTTCTTGCGATTTCTCTGAGCTCGTCTGCTTCTTCGAGTGTTAGTTTTTCCTTTTGGATTAGCTCTTTCATTCTTTCGGCTTCCTCCTTTGTGAGGGGGTTGGTGAAGGTTCTGGCGGAGAGCCTTAGTAACTCGTTTTTGATGAATGCGACGTCTCTTGGTTCGAGTATCTTTTTGAATCCCAGGAACTCTGCGAAGAATTCTGTCTGGTTTCTTGTCGAGACGGCTATCTCGTTCATGTTTCTGGCTATGAGGTTTATGCGTTCCTCTATTCGGTTTAGCCTTTCGTTGCTCTGGGCAAACTGTTTATCTATGTTGCTGAACTTCTCGTCCATCTGAGCGAGAATGCCTTTGACCGTGCGAAATTGTTCATCGAACTGCGCCAGTTTCTGGTTAGCTTGGGCAAGGCTTGTCTCGATTTGGTGGAGTTTAGCATCGTGCTGGGTTATTTTTTCTTTCACGTAGGTGAGACTTGTTTCCATTTGTGTAAGCTTCTCGTCCATAAGTGTCATTTTTTCTTCAATTTTGTGAAACTTTTCGTCATGCTGGGCTAGATGCTTCTCGATTTGGACAAACCTATTCTCGACTTGGTCAAATCGCTTGTCTACTTGGGCAAATTTCTCGTCGATTAGTGTGAACCTTGCCTCTATTCTTGCGAATTTTCTTCCTAGCCAGTATGCAAGGGAGAGAGCAGATGCTCCAACAGTCAGTATTAGGCTTGCAACTTCGACGAGGAAGGGATTCTCGGCCACTAAATATCCCTAATCATATATTTGGAAAACTATATTTAAGGGTTACCTTGCTCATTCATTTGAGAAATTAAAATCTAGGGGAAACTTTTGAAGGAATGAAACTTCTTTACGGTTGTTATGGTGCCTCTTCTATCCTGACCCTTACGTTCCGTATTCCTCCTTGGGCGTATAGGTTTAGGGTTATTTCCTGTCCTATTCCCTTTTCTCTGAGCTTCGCTACCAGGTCGCCTATTCCCTGTATTTCTTTTCCGTCTGTGCCTATGACTACGTGTCCGGGCCGAATGCCTGCTCTGGCTGCGGGGCTTCCCGGAACCACTCTTATTATTAGTACGCCGGCTGGTTTTGATAGGCCAAGCTGGTATGCTATTACTGGGTTTACGTCTAGCCCGTATATTCCTATCCAGGGTCTGAGTATTCTGCCATATTTTTCTATCTGGCTCAGGGAGTATTTTACCTCGTTTATGGGAATAGCGAAGCCTATGCCCTGCGCGAACGGAATCATTGCCGTTGTTATTCCTATAGCTTTTCCCTCTAGGTCTATTAAGGGTCCCCCACTGTTTCCAGGGTTTACTGGCGCGTCTGTCTGTATGAGGTTCTCGTAGATTTTTCCCTCTGTCCTCAGGTTTCTTCCAAGCCCGCTTATCACGCCGAATGTCAGGCTGGGGCCTCCCAATACTTGTCCAAATGGGTTGCCGATGGCTATAACGAATTGTCCAACCTTTAGCTCGTCAGAGTCTCCCAGCGGTAGGGGTTTAAGGTTGTCGCGTGGGATTTTGAGGAAAGCTATGTCGTAGTGGGGGTCTATGTCTATAATTGTTGCTTCTACGTTTTCTCCGCTTGAAAGTGTCACGGTTATATGTTCATAGCCCTCGACCACGTGGGCGTTTGTAACCACTATGCCTCTTTCGTCTACTATGAATCCCGAGCCGAGACCTGAAACAGGCTCCCTTATAAACAGGAAATCTAGGATTTTGACAGCGGTTATGCTTACAACGCTGTCTTTTACCTTTTCATAAAGCTCTATAACCCTTTTTTGCAATTCTTCAACCAGGTCGATCGCCTAGCTATTAGGAGCATTTTTGACTAAAATCTTTAGCTTTTAACAATTGCCTTTGATAGGAAATATTTATAGCTTGAGGGCTTCTTCTACTCGTTGTGTCGAGTAGCAGTGATAAAAGAACTATTGCCCTGCTGTCATGGTACAATTTGACTAGTAGTTTTGCTGGAAACCTTGTGGCACCGTTCCTTTCTATCTTTTTCTACCAGCTGGCCGGAAACAAGTTTTTCCAGACGAGCATCGCGAGCCAGTCGTCAGTAATAATCTCAGTGGTAATGGGCCTATTCTGGGCAAGGCTTTCAGACGTTAAGGGCCATAGGAAGAGGTATATACAGCTCGGCATATTGACTGGCATTCTCTCGTCTATTGCACTGAGCTTTGTAGACAACATTGAGACTGCTATACTTGTCCAAGTATTGGGAGCGTTCACTGGCAGTGCTAGTGGTGCAGCCTTTTCTGCCCTTATGGCCGAGAAGCTCCGCGACCAACGCGGAGCGAGGCTCGGAATATACAACGCGGCAGGCGTAATTGGAGGCTTCACGGGGAGCCTTGTCTCAGGTTTACTGTATAACACTCTTGGATTCAGGTGGCTTCTGAGGCTAAATGCTCTACTAAGCATCATCCCCCTTTTCTTGATTGGACTTATCGATGAGGACCAGAACGGCAACAACAAGGCTAGCCTAAAAGGCTTCTTGAGACTTCCAAGAATACCCAGAAGATTCTGGAAGCTTTACCTAGCCAGGATAATTCTAACGCTCCCAGGCGCCTTCAGCGGCGGCATATTTGCAATCTACTTTGTAAAGTTTCTCGCTGGTCCGCCAGAGGCATGGTCCGTCTTGATAGCCGTAACTACCCTTTTTGGGCTAGCTTCTATACCCTACGGTAAGCTGGCAGACAGGCTGTCTACGAGGAAAATGTTTACGATGGCTGGGCTTGGTTGGACCCTGCTCTATCTCGGCTACTACCTGTCTCCTAACTATTTGTGGTTCTCTGTGTTCTTCGTTATACCCGTGTGGCCGGCCTTCTGGCTCGCCTATTCGAAGGCGCTCATGGATCTTAGCGACGAGTCTGAGCGTGCAACGTTCTATGCATTTGAGGGAACCCTTTCCACGATATTTGGTTCTCTTGTTGGCATCTTTGCGGGCTACTTGGCTGACCAGTTTGCGCCTAGGACCCTTTTCCTCCTCTCGGCCTTGGCGGCTGTAGCTGGCACCGTAGCGGCTAACTTGTTGCTGGAAAAATAGGTCTCTGTTTTAAGGAGAGCTACACATAATAATTAATATGCTCTGGGTTTTCTATGTAGAGTTGAGCGTGATGTTGCTAGATGTAAGGGATCTAGAGGTAGATGTTGGCGGCCGCGAGGTGCTTAGAGGCGTCAATCTTTCAATGGGAGAATCGGAGATACATTTCTTGCTGGGGCCAAACGCCGCTGGCAAAACTACCCTGCTTTCAGCTATAGCGGGTGTCCCGAGGGTCTCTATAAGAAGGGGAAAAATATTGTTCGACGGGAAAGATGTGACATTCACGCCTCTCGACGAGAGGGCAAGGCTAGGAATAGCTCTTGCATACCAGTTGCCTCCAGAGCTTGTAGGCGTATCGCTCCGAAGCCTAGCTAGACTACTCTCAGATAGATTCAATACAGCCGAATATGTCGAGAAGCTAGCAAAAATGCTTGACCTAGAACGCTTGCTCGACAGGGAATCCTTCAGGGGGTTTAGTGGCGGGGAGCGCAAAAGGGCCGAGCTCTTCCTCATATCTCTCATGCGTCCCAGGCTCGCCCTCCTAGACGAGCCAGACAGCGGTGTAGACATCGACAGCCTAAACCTAATTGCAGAGGCGATCAGATTCATTAATAAGGAGTTCGGGTCCTCTATTCTCATCGTTACACACACGAGGCTACTCATGGAGAAAGTGGAAGCCCAGAAGGCACATGTTCTCTGCAATGGGGGGATTGTTTTAGCGTCGTCACCGCGTAGAGTGCTGGAAGTGGTAGAAAAGACAGGGTATAAGGGTCTCTGCGGCGAGGGTGAGGAAAATGATTGATTTAGAGGAGGTTAAAAGGGCTTTAGAGAAGCCCTCACCTTATGGTCCAGACATTGACTTGTCTAGGTACAAGATAGACGAGGGAGGTATAATTTACAGGGAGCCTTCACAGGAGATTACTGAGTCTGCAAGAGAGAAGGTAGGCATCAGCGTTGAGCAGGCAACTTATCTGCAAGTGGGAGAAACCGTTTTTGCAAGGGCTATGGCGGAAAAGCTTTTCAAAGAATACAATGTGGTAGTCAAGCCCCTCTTTAAAGCCCTTAAGGAAGACAAGCTCGCAGAGAAACTTGCGTGGACCCTCTTGAGGCCCGACCAAGACAAGTACACCGCGTACGCTTACCTGTACGGGAAAGAAGCAGGCTACTACGTCTATGTGCCGCCAGGAACCAAGGTTCCCTTACCGATATATACTTGTCTAAGCCTTTTTACCGAGAACCAGGTCCAGACAACACACAACATTGTCTACCTTGACGAGGGCTCGGAAGCCATAATTACTACGGGATGCCTAGTCCCGCATGGCGTCAAAGGCGGGCTACATGTGGGGCTAAGCGAGTTCTACGTCGCTGAAAAGGCGAGGCTCATATATACAATGATTCATTCGTGGGGCGAAGGGACCCACGTCAGGCCTAGAACAGTTGTGAGAGTAAAGGAGGGGGGAGAATATGTCAGCTATTATTCTGTCTATAGCCCCGTCGCATCTATACAGACGTACCCAATGGTTCACCTTGAGAAGAAAGCCAGCGCAAAACTGGTCTCAGTCATTGCTGGCTCTGGCCCAGGAGTATATGACATTGGAGGAGGAGCAATCCTTGAAGGCGAGGGTAGCTCGGCAGAGCTGGTCTCTAGAACAATTTCCAGCAAGGGATCCCGCATAATTTCTAGGAGTAGCATTGAGGCCCTCGCAGGCGGCACAAAGGGGCACATAGAGTGCCTCGGAGTAATGCTCGATGACAGGTCGACGACAGAGACTATACCGATACTTAAGACCAGCGTTCAGGAGGTTGAACTCACGCATGAGGCCGCTATTGGAATGTTGTCAGGCGAGAAGCTCGAGTATCTTATGGCTAGGGGCTTTACCGAGGAAGAGGCCAGGAGCATACTCCTAAGGGGATACCTCACCCTCGAGGTAAAAGGCATACCTCCATCTGTTAAGGCGGAAATAGACAGGATAACAGACTACGTTATAAAGCATGCACTAGGCTAGACAGGAAAACGTTTGGGCTTTCTGCTTTGTACAAATAAAAGGGATGCTATTTTTTGTCAAACTTGAAAGGACTGACCTTTTGCCCGTGCATTGCCTCTAGAGCTTTGAGCCCCTGGGTTTGCTTGTCCATTATCTCAAAAAATTCTCTGGGAGTGTCTGGGATAGTGGAATATATCTTTGTAACTCTCTCGATTTTTTCGAGGAAGCCTTTGACACGTATTGTGAACATTTTCTCGTAGAGGTCTTCTTTGAATTCTTTCCCCAGCTCCCTTGCGAAGATTTCCCTTAGATCCTCGTATGTCGGGATATAGCCTACAGGCGTCTCTATGGCCTGAGCCTCGCCGTGGACTCTCTGCTCCATCCATTTTAGCCAGACAATCTTGTCCCTTTTCTCGGCTAGGAACTTTCCATCTTCACGTAGGAAATAGTTCACGCTGAATATCTTCGGAGACCTAGCAAGCTTCTTCTCAAATTCAAAGTGAAGAGCTGTAAAGGCTCCAACAGAGATTGGCAAGAAGTCAAGAATGGCGTAGGGGTTTAGCTCCATTACACCTACCTGGCCAAGGACAGCGGCTGTCCTTTCGCTTTCAAGCGATGCGCCCATTGTTACTATTCCGTGCTTCCAGTCGAAGGCCTCCAGGACGGGCGGCAGAGTCGAGGGGTCTCTGCCTCCAAAAATGAAGCCAGACACGGGGACGCCTTCCGGGTCGTCTATCCTTGGGTCAAGCTTCGACAAGTGCCTTATGCTGACAGTGAACCTCGCGTTTGGATGGGAGGGAAGTATTTCTTTTCCGTTTTCGTCCTTTTTTCCCGGCCACCATTCCCCAGCATAGTTGATGCCTTTTTTCGGCTCTCCTGGTTTCCCGCGCCACCAGACATTGCCGTCCTCCATCAGCAGGACGTTGCTAAATATTACTTCTGCAGAGGGGTTTACAAGTATGCTGTAAATTTCTGGGTCGTCCCGCGGATTCACATCATCTATGATTCCGAACATGCCAACTTCTGGGTTTACAGCCCTAGCCTCACCATTCACCGCATGTATTATTGCCAGGTCGTCTCCAACGACAGTGTCGGCAATCATAGCTGTAGAGGTTTTACCGCATCCTGCGGGATAGGCTCCCGTGAAGTAAGAGATTCTTCCACCCCTCCCCTTCACGCCAACAATGAACATGTGCTCTGCAAGCCAGACTTCCCTATAGCCCTTGTAGACAGCAAGCCTAAGCGCAAGCTTTTTCAGGCCAACAGTGTTGCCGGCGTACTGCGTGTTGACACTGTATACAGAGTTTCCCTCTAAGTCAATGAATATCCTCCTGTTTTCAACGTTCTTGCTCCAGCCGTTCTCGTCTCGCTCGCCGGCAGAATGGATAAAGAGCATATATTCCAGTTCTTCACCTTTCTCTACAAAGTCCCTGTAGCCGTTCCTGTAGAGAATTTCCTCGCTGTGAGCCACATAGGCAGAGTCAGTTATCTGGACACCGTAAAGAGACAGCTTGGAGTATCTAGGACCATAGAGGTAGAAGGACACAAACATTTCTTTTCCACTCATTACTCCCCTAAACAGCTTTCCTATCTCGGTTAGCCCAGCGTCACGGTCAAAGGTGTTGATGAGGGGGACCTGCCTGCCTCCAGGATAAAGTATCCTCGTATTCCCCTTGTCACGTGCAAGATCCTTTGGCCCATCAAAGTGCACTGTATGCATGGGATGCACTGTAGGATATTCCTCCCTGTTCTCAAGTGCCCTCTTACGGATATAGTCCTTGTCCTCGTCGCTCCCCGTATTTACATATATGCTTGCAGGCCTAGCTACCAGCGCCACCTCTGCTATGTCTCTCCAGAGCCTCGGGTTCTTGATCTCTTTGAGCCTATCTAGGTGCTCCTCACTGCAGAACGTTGCAAGTAGACGTAGAGGATCCTCTAGGGACTCCTTCTCAATTAAACCTGGGAATCTCACATTTACCTATATCAAGAACCTATTAAAAAATCTTAACATTGAGCGATATGGGATTATCTTGGAAAGGCAAAGGCTATACCTATCCTATAGGAAGCCATAAAGCTTAGACAAAAAATTAAAATGTTCCCGTGACTCTATATCCTGATGGGAGAAACAAGCCCTGTCGAATTTTTTGACGATTTTAATGGAGAAAGTGACCACTGGAACTATAGGACAGATAACTATGCATCGATTAGCCAGGAAAAAAGCATCCTAAGACTCTGCAGTGGCCCTACAGAGGCACTTTACTATTCAAACGCAGAGCTCTCGGACGGGCTATTCGATGACCTTCCCTGGGTCGAGAAAACATTTGAGGCAAAGCTAAGGATGACTGGGAACCATTATGGTAGCGCTGGCTGGGGCTTCTGGAACCACACGATGCAGTTCGACAAAAACATGTGTATGTGGTTTATCCACCTGCAGAGCAGGGGCCCATACATGTTTCAGGGCTTCTTTGCACAGGTAGGAAAACACCTCTATCCCATAAAGGTCTATAGGGGCAACATTGCACTTCTCAGCTATGCATCACGCTTGACACTTGGAAAGCTAGGTGTCCTCATACACTCCGCTAAACCGTCACTCCAGACGCTCGACCTCACTGAGTGGCACATCTACAAGGTTGAGTGGAGAAAAACAGGCGTAAACTTCCACATAGACGGCAACCAAGTTGCAAGGCTACCTCCGCCAGCCCAGGGGACAAAAGCCAGAGCAGACATCTGGATAGACAATGCTGTATTTGGCTATAACCCGAGGGACGCTGGAAGAGTCTATAGGCACCTTACACAGGAAAACAGGAACACAACATGTATAGAAGTAGACTACGTGAAGATCTACTAGGGACAAAAATGACTCCCTACCGCCTTATCCTCCTGCAAAGAGAATATATCTCACTCAAGACGAGACACGGGGATGAACTTGCAAATAGATCACTCAGTCGTCCCAATCGTTAAGATATACGTTCTGAGGCTCTCTAGAGAAGCATACCTGGACCTATACCACCACATATCAGAAAAGTACCCACTAGAGGCTTGCGGAATACTCCTTGGAAGAATAGAAAACGGTATAGCGATAGTTACGAGGATACTCCCCCTCAGAAACATAAAAGAATCAAGGACAGAGTTCTGGATAGACGAAAAAGAATGGATAGGAAAAATACTCGAAGCACAGAAACAGGGCCTAGAATACATCGGCCTGTACCACAGCCACCCAGACGCGGAGCCCCTTCCCTCGCCGTCCGACAGGCACAGGATGCTCGAGTGTCCAGGAGAAGTATGGCTCATAGTGGGCTACTCCCCCTCGAGCCTCACTATGGCTGCATACAGGGTCGGAGATGACGGCTATTCTTTGCTTTCGCTACAGGTTCAAAAAAGTATCTAGCAAAGGCTCTTAGACACATTTGGATTTGTGAAGTCAATTACCATATTTACAAATAAGTTTTTATTCCAATAGATTTTGACCTATCTATATAGCAGTCTAAAGATAGCTCTCAAGTATAGATAAAAAAGTTTTAATTCCACCGTTAATTCCTTTAGCTGAATTGTCTTCGAGGGAAGAAGAATTCCTAACCTAAAGGGTATAGCATATGAGCCGTCACAATCTCGAGAATTACAGGGAAAAAGTGCTTGAAGGGTCTGTCATAGTTACTTTGCTGAGCCTAGGAGCTGGCCCGATGGTTGCACAGCTGGTTAACGTCATGTATAGTGTCTTGAATTCTTTTTGGCTTGTTCTCTATGACCAGTTGACTGTAGCTGTTCCAAGGCAGGTTTTTCCTGTTCAGATGCTTTTCGGAGCATTGAACTCTCTTGTTTCAACTGCTGGGGCGGCTTTTGTCTCGCAGTATATGGGTGCAGGCATGTATCGTGAAGTGAAGAGGGAATCCTCTAGGATTTTGACAGCGTCATTAATAATTGGGGTCTCAGTTGCTACGTTATTCTTGGCTTTGCGGGACTACATTTTCACTTATATCGTGGCTACCCCGCCCGAGATAAGGGATGAAGTTATGCGCTACACGCTTGTCTCAGGGTTTAACATTATTTTATCTAGCATCTCAATGTCTCTCAGCCTTGTTATAAACAGTATTGGTGAAACTAGGCTTCCCTCCTTGATTAACATCGCCTCTGTAACTGTGAACACGGTTCTGGACCCCGTTTTTATCCTTGGTATTGGCTTTGTTCCTAGATTCGGGGCAATGGGAGCCGCTCTTACTGACACTATCGGCTTATCCTTGTCGATAATCGGCCTTTACACATTGATTAAAAGGAGGATACCCGAGGCTATGCCTTCGCTGGTTCTTGATTTTCCAAGGGAATGGCTTGTAAAAGTTCTCCGGATCGGGGGGCCCGTCACGCTTTCAATGTCTACAAATAGCCTTGCATTTATCATCCAGCAGAGAATGGTGAATGAGTTCGGTGTCCTAGTGACCACGGCATATTCTATAGGCATGATAGTTCTAGACTTGGCCGACGGGATAATGTGGGGCCTGCTGGGGTCAATAGCCATAATCGTTGGACAAAGCCTTGGAGCCGGAAACATAAAACGTGCAAGGGAGGCGGCAATTAAGGGAACACTCTTCGTAGCGTCTATTGTTGCCCTAGGAGTGACAGTTATCTACCCCTTCAGGCTCTCCATAATAAGTGTATTCACCTCCAACCCACAGGTACAATCGCTTTCGATGGAGTTTCTAGACACTATACTTGTTGGGCTTCCCTTCTTCGCAATGTTTATTGCCGGGATGAATATTGGGAGGGGCTCTGGCAGCACGCTTATCCCCACAGTCCTCGGGATGTTTAGGCTGTGGGCTCTCAGAATAGCTCTTTCATATCTACTTGCATTCCTAATGGGTATGGGTCCCAGGGGCCTGTGGATAGGCATAATGCT from Thermofilum adornatum carries:
- a CDS encoding MATE family efflux transporter, with the translated sequence MSRHNLENYREKVLEGSVIVTLLSLGAGPMVAQLVNVMYSVLNSFWLVLYDQLTVAVPRQVFPVQMLFGALNSLVSTAGAAFVSQYMGAGMYREVKRESSRILTASLIIGVSVATLFLALRDYIFTYIVATPPEIRDEVMRYTLVSGFNIILSSISMSLSLVINSIGETRLPSLINIASVTVNTVLDPVFILGIGFVPRFGAMGAALTDTIGLSLSIIGLYTLIKRRIPEAMPSLVLDFPREWLVKVLRIGGPVTLSMSTNSLAFIIQQRMVNEFGVLVTTAYSIGMIVLDLADGIMWGLLGSIAIIVGQSLGAGNIKRAREAAIKGTLFVASIVALGVTVIYPFRLSIISVFTSNPQVQSLSMEFLDTILVGLPFFAMFIAGMNIGRGSGSTLIPTVLGMFRLWALRIALSYLLAFLMGMGPRGLWIGIMLSNVVGGLIMLVWVSLGKWAKPIIKTQGKTPAEP